The DNA region ATTGACGGCGAGGTTCATCAGCACCTGCTCAACTCCGCCAACATCGGCTTCGACCGGGGGGAGGGACTTGGCCAGGCGCAGGTCGATCGCCACATCCTCGCCCAGAACCCGCTCCAGAATGCGAGTGGAGGCTTCGATCTCGGAGTTGAGGTCCACTTGCTGGGAACTGACCACTTCCTTGCGGCTGAAGACCAGCAGCTGGCGGGTGAGCGTGGCAGCCTGTTCGGCAGCCCGGCACATGTCCTTGACGTCATCCTCTGCGGGATGACCCTCGAGTTGCTGCAGCACGAAGTGACCGAAGTTCAAGATCACGGCCAGCAGATTGTTGAAATCGTGTGCGATGCCGCCAGCAAGGTGTCCCACAGCCTCGAGCCGTTGCGCCTGCCCCAATTGCGCCTCCAGGCGCGCACGGTGCCGCTCAGCCTCCTCCCGCTCCTCGAGGGCTCGATCCCGGCTGGCCTCCGATTGCTGGGCCTGCTTGACGAGGCCCACCGCGGCGTTCCGGCTGCTCACGATCGCGCCGAAACCGGCTGAAGCCAGCACGGAGAGCAGGATCCCGGCAGACACAAAAAGCCAGGGAAGATCAGCGCTGAGGCGACCATTGAGCGGCTGCGTCGGGCGGATGACGAGCAGAAGGGCACCCGGCGGGCCGGTCGTGTCGTCGGGACGTGTGCTCAGACGGCCCTGGGGTGTTGCACCCGTGTTGGTGTCGAGCCTGGCGACTGCTCGCTTGCCGGTCAAGGGTAGGTGGGTGGTGCTGGCTAACAAGAGGTTTGTTGGAACCTCTCGGTCCGCGAGATAGAGAGCGAAATCCAGCCCTTCGAAGGGCTTCGCCGTGCTGAAGGGCACCTCCGCGTAGACGGCGTACTGGGACACGCCGGGTGGCCGGTCCAGCAGGGCAACCGTCCGGGCAGACCCCGAAGTCACGACGCCGAGCACGGTGAGCCCTTGGGCACTGGTGCCATTGATGGCCTGCATCATCGCCTCGGGGGGAGTACCGGCAGTCACTGTCGCCGGCTTTAGGGTCAGGGTCGGGATCCACTCCCCGCCGGCGGGATCTGGGGCTTGCAGGACCACCAGGGAGGAAAACGACGCGAGGGAGGGCAGGGCAGACGCACGCTGAATCGGGGCGGGCCGGCCTGCGGTGGCGGATGCCACCGAACCGACCATGTCCAACGCATTCCTGAGTTGGCCGACCAGGGCGTTCAGTGTGCCGGCCGTCAGGTCCGCCTGCTGCACCAGCAGGGTCCGCTGGTTCCGGTGCACCGAGTTGGCGGTAACGAGGCCCAAAGCCGCGGTAACCAATAGACCGACCAGCAGGACGAATATGGTCGTCCGGACAGCAGCATGACGGCGTAGTGCCCCGATCGTAACCGGCCGACCGTCCGAGGGGCCGGGAGGCATGCTCACGGGCGGGCCCTCTCGGAAATGGCAGATGGCGAGGGTCCAGGCCGCACCGCGAGCACTGCCACGGCTGAATGGGCGGGATTCTTCCTTTGGTCCACGCGGTCATTGCGAACGGCGTCTGACGAGGCGAGACACGCACAGACCCCGCCCACCAGGGCTGCGTACTCCGGCAATTCGCCGACCAGGATGCAGGGGAGGGACCCTCGCTTGCTTGTTGCCATCGATGGCAAGGCGCGGGGGTTTGGGGCGCGGGGGTTTGGGGTGTGCGTACCACCTTCGGGGACCATACGGGCTCCTCCCGTGTTCAGGCCCCCCGGCCAACAACGTTCAGAAACCTAAGATTCCGAGAAAATCCTGTCCAGTACACCGCGGGACTTTCGTCTCGCGATACCCAACGAGTATGCCACATTGATTCGCAAAGGGTGCGGCTCTCCTGGAGGGCCCGTCCCCGCCCTCACGCTGCCGTGACCAGCGTGCCCTTGAGCTAGCGAGCCCCGTTGCACTCGTTTGCGCTCCGTAGGGCACGGAGCGTGGACACCGCCCCGGCTTCGGCGAGTCCCCAGCGCGCTCTGGTCAGGCCCTGCGGTCCTTCTCCACATGCCGGCAGCACCAGCTTGACGCCGGGGGCCGCGGCGATCACCACCCCATCGAAAACTCGAAGAGAAGTGGTCGCCGGCGTCAGGCTCCTCAGGCGGTGGCGGGCAGGGCTGGCACGAGGGATGCCGAGACCAGGGGGCGGCGCTGCAGCGGGGGCCTAGAGACGCGTGCCTCCAGTGCGTCGATGCTCAGTGGCCGGTCGAAGAAGTACCCCTGGCCCAACCCACAGCCCATCGAGAACAGCCGGGTGGCCTGCCACTGGTGCTCGACGCCCTCGGCGACCACTTCCATCCCGAATGTCTCGGCCAGGCTGATAATCGCACGGACCAGGGCGAGCTCCTCAACGCCGTCCCCCATGGAGCTGACGAACGCTCGGTCGATCTTGAGCACCTGAATGGGGAAGCGGCGGAGATAGGCCAGCGACGAATACCCGGTGCCGAAATCGTCCATCGCGAAGCGGACCCCCAGCTCGTGCAGCCGGCGCATCCGCCCGACGGTCTCGTCCGCGTCGTTCATCAGCACGGTCTCGGTGATCTCCAGGACCAGGCACGCGGGGTCCATGCCCGTCGACGCCAGCACGGCCGCCACTTCCGCTTCGAACCCGTCCTCCGCAATCTGGCGGGAGGAGAGGTTCACGTTCAAATGGAAACGGCTACCCGTGCGGCGCTGGAGACGGACCATCTGCTCGCAGGCCCTCTGCAACATCCACCGCCCGATGGGCACGATGAGGCCGGTTTCCTCGGCGACCTCTATGAACTCGGCGGGACTGAGCAGGCCGCGCTGCGGGTGCTCCCAGCGGATCAGTGCCTCGACGCCGGCCAACTCCCCGTCGCCCAGGGTCACCACGGGCTGGTAGCGGATAACGAACTCCTCCTCGGCGATGGCCCGGCGCAGGTCAGCCTCAAGCTCCAGCCGGGCCAGGGCTCCCGCCAGCAACTCCGGCCGGAAGAGCTGGTAGCACCCCTTGCCGCGCCGCTTGGCCTCGTACATGGCGGCGTCAGCGTCCCGCAGGAGCGCAGCAACGTCCTGGGCGGGGCCGCTGCCGAGCGACACCCCGAGGCTGGCCTGCGGGAGAATTTCGGTGCCATCCAGCAGCACCGGCTCATGGATCTTCGCCAGGAGACGTTCCGCCAGGCCAATCAGCGTGTTTAGATCGAGGATGTCAGGAATAAGGACGGCAAACTCATCTCCGCCCAATCGTGCGACCACGTCATGCGGGCGAACATTGGCCTCGATCCGTCGAGCGACGGTCCAGAGCAGGGAGTCGCCGGCGGGGTGACCCAGGCTGTCGTTGACCGTCTTGAAGTTGTCGAGGTCGAGGAACAGCACGGTGCATCCGCCGGCCCCCCCGTCACGCCGGCTCAAGGCATCCTCCACCCGCGCCAGGAAAGCATGCCGGTTGGCGAGGCCAGTAAGGGGATCCCGGTACGCCAGCACGCGGAGCTGGTCCTCGAGGTCTCGGCGGACCGTCACATCCCGGGTCGTGAGCACCAACGCTTCGACGCTTGGGTTGTCGAGGAGGTTGGCCACCACCGTCTCGCAGCGGAACCAGGACCCGCCAGCGGTCGAGAACCGGTGCTCGAGGGACGCTACCGAATCACGCGTGGTGCGGGCCGCCTCCAATTGTGCAAGGACCTCATTCAGATCGTCCTGATGAACCATCTCGGGGAAGCTGCCGCCGATCAGCTCGCCGGGCACCCGCCCCAGCACCCGGCCGGCCGATTCGCTCACGTAGGTGATCCGGAATTGGGCGTCGAGGAGCAGGACGGCGTCAGAGGCGTTCTGTAGCAGTGCGCGGAAGCGGTTGCCGTTGCGGGCCAGCTGCTCGGTGGTGGCCCTGCTGGCCGCCTCTGCGCTGCGTTGGCGCACATTGGCTTCCTCGGCCAGCTTCCACCACACCAGGCATGCCACCGACTCGGCCAGGACAAAACCAGCGTGGATGGCGGCCCACAGCCACGGGTTGGCGATGGCTGCAGGATTGTCGTACACCGAGCGGGGGTCGATGGTCCCCATGACCGCGTGGTGCACCAGGACGAAGCTGACGGCGAGTAGGAAGGGTAGCCAGTCCTGGTACAGGGCGATGACCGCCACCATCACGAAGAAATGAAAGTGCATCTCGATGAGACCGCCGGACAGGTGCACCAGCTCGGCGGAGGCGGTCATGAGCCCGATGCTCGCCGCAATGGAGCGTCGCTTGGGCGTGAGGCTCTCCCGGTTTGCCACGTGGGCGCAGAGGGCCATGACGCAGACCTCGAGGCTCACGTGGATGAAGCTGAACCCACGGATCAGCCCGTAGATCTCCACGCCCACCACATGCGCCCAAAGCAGCCACACGATGGCCCGGTGACGCCGCCGCCACTCTGGCAGGGCGAGGGATCCACCGGAAGGGAGCATGGCCGCCAACTTGGCAGGGGCGTGTCGCAGGGTTTCGTACAGGGGGCGCCTCAGGTCCTGGGTGCTCATGTGCGCTCCTCGTCTCGTCGTGGGAACAAGTCTTCCGGTTGTAGTGTCGGATTCACGCGGAGCGTCGCCAAGGGCTCACCGGCCTATCTTCCTCTCGTCCCTAGCGCGTACCGTGGCGGGACTCAAATGAAGTAGGCGGCAGGGCCGAACGGCCCGTGCCGACCGGGGCCCCGTGGCCCCCAAGCCGCTGCGCGCGGTCCAATTGAACCGCACAAAGTTGGAGCGAATGCGTCATGCAGGGACTCCAACGTCATGACGAAACTCTTAGTGCAATCAGCGACAACCATCGAGGGCCACGAAGGTTCGTAGCAGAGGGTTCGTTGCTAGAGGGCTTCTAACCGCACCAAGCCGAGGGGCGCACCGTGCAATGCGGCACCCCGAGGCGCAGCACGAGGAGCTTCCGCTTGGGCCCCCCGATAAAGGCAAACCCAGGGCGAC from Actinomycetota bacterium includes:
- a CDS encoding ATP-binding protein, which gives rise to MPPGPSDGRPVTIGALRRHAAVRTTIFVLLVGLLVTAALGLVTANSVHRNQRTLLVQQADLTAGTLNALVGQLRNALDMVGSVASATAGRPAPIQRASALPSLASFSSLVVLQAPDPAGGEWIPTLTLKPATVTAGTPPEAMMQAINGTSAQGLTVLGVVTSGSARTVALLDRPPGVSQYAVYAEVPFSTAKPFEGLDFALYLADREVPTNLLLASTTHLPLTGKRAVARLDTNTGATPQGRLSTRPDDTTGPPGALLLVIRPTQPLNGRLSADLPWLFVSAGILLSVLASAGFGAIVSSRNAAVGLVKQAQQSEASRDRALEEREEAERHRARLEAQLGQAQRLEAVGHLAGGIAHDFNNLLAVILNFGHFVLQQLEGHPAEDDVKDMCRAAEQAATLTRQLLVFSRKEVVSSQQVDLNSEIEASTRILERVLGEDVAIDLRLAKSLPPVEADVGGVEQVLMNLAVNARDAMPNGGQLTIATSVAHLDESYTAAHLGASTGPNVLLEVTDTGSGMPPEVSLQIFEPFFTTKPAGVGTGMGLATVYGIVSRWGGHISVYSEVGIGTSFKIWLPVQALPSTAPNPGSAEKLERGTASLVLLVEDEPGVRRAAHRILESDGYAVIDAANGTEALEAVAAGPPDVVVTDVIMPGQMSGKALVEELRARFPGLPALFMSGYTADIITSRGSLNPDMILIQKPFTADTLVQGVRRALRAGAAVTTSSSEDPPVAPQNG
- a CDS encoding EAL domain-containing protein, which encodes MSTQDLRRPLYETLRHAPAKLAAMLPSGGSLALPEWRRRHRAIVWLLWAHVVGVEIYGLIRGFSFIHVSLEVCVMALCAHVANRESLTPKRRSIAASIGLMTASAELVHLSGGLIEMHFHFFVMVAVIALYQDWLPFLLAVSFVLVHHAVMGTIDPRSVYDNPAAIANPWLWAAIHAGFVLAESVACLVWWKLAEEANVRQRSAEAASRATTEQLARNGNRFRALLQNASDAVLLLDAQFRITYVSESAGRVLGRVPGELIGGSFPEMVHQDDLNEVLAQLEAARTTRDSVASLEHRFSTAGGSWFRCETVVANLLDNPSVEALVLTTRDVTVRRDLEDQLRVLAYRDPLTGLANRHAFLARVEDALSRRDGGAGGCTVLFLDLDNFKTVNDSLGHPAGDSLLWTVARRIEANVRPHDVVARLGGDEFAVLIPDILDLNTLIGLAERLLAKIHEPVLLDGTEILPQASLGVSLGSGPAQDVAALLRDADAAMYEAKRRGKGCYQLFRPELLAGALARLELEADLRRAIAEEEFVIRYQPVVTLGDGELAGVEALIRWEHPQRGLLSPAEFIEVAEETGLIVPIGRWMLQRACEQMVRLQRRTGSRFHLNVNLSSRQIAEDGFEAEVAAVLASTGMDPACLVLEITETVLMNDADETVGRMRRLHELGVRFAMDDFGTGYSSLAYLRRFPIQVLKIDRAFVSSMGDGVEELALVRAIISLAETFGMEVVAEGVEHQWQATRLFSMGCGLGQGYFFDRPLSIDALEARVSRPPLQRRPLVSASLVPALPATA